One window of the Acidobacteriota bacterium genome contains the following:
- a CDS encoding PIN domain-containing protein: protein MSVDFLLDVNVLIARADSRHEHHARCRRWENAHAAAALCTCPLTENGFLRIYGHPRYPGGPGSPGEALVELRYLLAFPSHRFLPADLTVAHAPTFGDLRGVTPKQLADLYLLAVALRHGVRFATLDEAVPATLISGGPAALHVIPPEGA from the coding sequence GCGTGGACTTCCTGCTGGACGTCAACGTGCTGATCGCACGGGCGGACTCTCGCCACGAACATCATGCGCGTTGCCGTCGTTGGGAAAACGCACATGCCGCCGCCGCTCTGTGTACCTGTCCGTTGACCGAGAACGGTTTCCTTCGCATCTATGGTCATCCCAGATATCCCGGCGGTCCCGGTTCGCCGGGCGAGGCACTGGTCGAGCTCCGCTACCTCCTTGCTTTTCCCTCTCATCGGTTCTTGCCTGCCGACCTCACCGTGGCGCACGCGCCGACATTCGGAGACCTCCGCGGCGTCACTCCGAAGCAACTGGCGGATCTCTACCTGCTCGCCGTTGCCTTGCGGCATGGCGTCCGGTTCGCCACGCTGGACGAAGCCGTGCCGGCAACGCTGATTTCCGGCGGACCCGCGGCGCTCCATGTGATTCCGCCGGAAGGGGCGTGA
- a CDS encoding cupin domain-containing protein, with amino-acid sequence MQTRRLAASGAVVAPDGSRIRELVTVARGSMVHCTLPKGAASSAVVHATVDEAWYFLAGAGQVWRNQDGAESVVDVEAGVALTIECGTHFQFRNTGDEDLHFVIATMPPWPGAQEARRVRNHWPVPRAGAASDV; translated from the coding sequence ATGCAGACGAGGCGGCTCGCGGCCTCCGGAGCGGTTGTTGCGCCCGACGGCTCGCGGATTCGCGAGCTGGTCACCGTCGCGCGCGGCAGCATGGTGCATTGCACGCTGCCGAAGGGCGCGGCTTCCAGCGCGGTCGTTCACGCCACGGTCGACGAGGCGTGGTACTTCCTGGCCGGGGCGGGTCAGGTCTGGCGCAATCAGGACGGAGCCGAGTCGGTGGTCGACGTCGAGGCCGGCGTGGCGCTGACCATCGAGTGCGGGACGCATTTCCAGTTCCGCAATACGGGCGACGAGGACCTCCACTTCGTCATCGCGACGATGCCGCCGTGGCCCGGCGCGCAGGAGGCGCGACGAGTGAGGAATCACTGGCCGGTGCCGCGGGCGGGCGCAGCTTCCGACGTGTGA